TAACATAGGCGATCACCTCTTCATTGCTGTTTTCCGTTTTGTGACCCACAACAGCACAGTGCAACACATCAGGGTGATCGTTGATCATTCCCTCCACTTCAGGCGGATACACATTAAAGCCGGAGTGGATAATCAGCTCTTTCGAACGTCCGACAACATGCAAGTTGCCTTGTTCATCCAGCCGCCCAAGGTCGCCCGTATGGAAATACCCCTCCTCGTCAAAAGCTGCGGAGGTTGCCTCTGGGTTGCGGTAATATCCCTTCATGATATTAGGACCACGGGCAATAATTTCACCAATGCCTTCATCATTAGCACCGGCAATCTTCACTTCCACAATAGGGATTGGTGCGCCAACACTGATATCGGGACTGCCCTTCTCATAGTTGGAGCCGGAAATGCCCGAAGCCGTCTCAGTCAGCCCATAGCCATTGCGCATATTCAGATCGTAAAAGTCTTCATAAAGTTTCTTGCTGGGAAGATCGAGCGGCGCCGCACCAGAGGAGACATAGCGCAGTGAAGGGCTCTCCAGCTTGGCCTTCCCTTGAGAGTTACCATAGTGCACCATTGCGGCATGCAACTGCGGTATGCCTTGTAAAATAGAGACGCCGCTGTGCAAGGCATCCCAGGTATCTGCGGGGTTGAAGCGGTTGACAAACCAGCATGTTGCCCCCGAAAGCAGTGTCGGCAGGAAGCCGGTCGTCACACCTGCCACATGTGAAATCGGCAGAATGGAATAGATCTTGTCCTTAGGGGTGAGTTCCCGGCGATCAACTGACCAAGATGTAGTACTCAGCAGGTTTTCATGTGTAAGCATCACACCTTTTGGTGTACCTGTTGTGCCTGTTGTATACATCATAACAAACACTTGTTCACGCCCGTCATCAGAAACAGGTTCAGGGTTACTTTCAAAAGGTGTCGCAATTCCCACCCGGCCCAAACAAGTTGTATGCTCGTGCGTTCCAAACTCTTTCACGTGTTTATCAGCGTCAGGAGAAGCATCAAGCGTCACAACAAGCACACGCGGAGTTGCATGCTCAACAATTTTGCTCACTTCCCCTGGTGTCATGCGTGCATTCAAAGGAATAGCCCAGCACTTCATAAAACTGCATGCAATCACGTAGGCGGCATAGATGCTACTGTTTTCACCAAGAACAATGACACGGTCTCCAGCCTGAGCTCCTTGTTCCTTCAGAGACTGGATTGCCTCCTGCACTCCCTTCTCAAAAAATTTAAAACTATGTTCGGTTTTATCAAAATCGATGAAAGCAATATGATCAGGATGCTTCTCAACCATAGGTGAAAGATATTCATGTATTAGACTCATGGGATCCTCCTGAAATATTGCGGACCAGACTTCTCCGCCACTCTTTTTTTCCGCATCTAGTCATGCAATTTTACGCGCAAATACTGCGCAGTGTGTTAGTGAAAGTAGGTACGCAGTGACTGCGTACCTACTTCTTGACCCGCTTGAAAATACCAGTAGCGGTGGAGACAATAGTGCCGGTTTCATCCCGCACTTCTCCCTCAGCAAACAATATGGAACGTCCCCCTCCCGTGAAACGTCCTGTTGCTGTTATGCGCCCGGCTCTCGCCGCTCCAACATAGTTGGTATTAAGGGATACTGTGTTAGTCAGGTGCTGGTCCGTGCGACCAACGTTCACCGACACAGCAAGAGCCAAGGCAACATCCAAAATAGCGGTGTGAACGGCACCGTGAACGATCCCGAAGGAATTCAGGTGGCGCTCATCAATATCAATCCAGCAATGGGCCTGATTGTTTTCAAAGTCCGCTGAGGATTCGAAACCAAACATTGTCTTCGCCCCCGACCATCCTCCAGGTGGGGGCGAAACCGATTTTCTATCGCCGTTTTCCATTAGGCAACTTCAGCCTGTATCATGCTGGTGATCCGCTCCAGATGGTAGTCGGCATCGCCCAGTTGACGGTCGATCAGCGTCAAACGCTTGGCAAAGTGGGAAAGGGCATATTCTTCTGTCATGCCGATACCGCCATGCATCTGGATCGCCTCCTCGCGAACCAGCTTACTAATCTGACCAACCAGACACTTGCCAGCAGAAACGTTGCGCTCGCGGATAGCCACTTCCTTCTCAAGGTTACCGGCCGCATTGATAACTGCAGAGCGAACCTGCTCGATTTCAACCAGTACTGTCGCCAAACGATGTTGAAGCGCCTGAAACTTACCAATAGCGCGGCCAAATTGCACGCGGGTACGCACATATTCAGTTGTCAGTGCTTGAGCTGCTTCCATTGCACCAAGTGCTTCTGCACAAAGAGCCACAACACCCGCAGCGACGGCTGTTTCAATGGCAGGTAGCACACTGCCGACTGCACCCAGAACATTTTCGGCTGGCACTTCCACGTTGGAGAGCTTGATTTCAGCAGCCTGCACACCGTCGAAATTCTCGTGAGAGTAACGGGTCACTCCCTTGGCATTTCCATCCACAATGAACAGACCGAGCTTTCCACCAGCATCAGCACTCACAATCAGCTTGTCCGCGCTGCCGCCGCTGATGACAACTACCTTTTCACCATTAAGAACAAAACCAGAACCTGCTGCTTCAACCTTTGTGTCCACATAGTCCAGCTCGTAGCGATTGTTTGCCTCTGTGTGGGCAAAAGCCACTTTCAGCTCGCCGCCAATTATCTGCTCAATCATGCCTTTTTGCTCAGGTGTGCCAAGCTCAGAAAGCAATCGCCCACCCAGCAAAGCAGACTGGAGAAGAGGCTCGACACTGGCAACACGGCCCAGCTCTTCAAAGATAACAGCTATATCAAAGCCACCACCACCAAAGCCGCCTTGTTCTTCGCTAAACAGTGCACCGATCACGCCCAGCTCGGCAAAGCTTTTCCAAACCTCTGGCGAGCCGTCTTTGCCAGCATCTACAATCTTTATACGCTGTTCATGAGAGTAGTTTGCCTCAAGGAAACGCGCCAGACTGTCTTTCAGCATCCGCCGTTCTTCAGTATGATTAAAGTCCATGGGATGTCTCCTTAAAGTCGAATAATTGCTTTGCTGATGATGTTGCGCTGGATCTCGTTGGACCCACCGTAAATGGAGAGTTTCCGGTTATTCAGATACTCCTTGGTGGCAGGCAACGCGTATTCCGGTCCAACACGCTGCTCATTGGCACCCTCATCCACGGCTTCAGAAGCAAACGGCATAGCATAGGGCCCAACGGCGCGGCACATGAGATCGTTGATTTCCTGACGAACCTCTGTTCCTTTGATCTTCAGCATGGAGCTTTCAACACCGGGAGACTTGCCAGCCGCCGTTTTGGCCACAACCCGCAAGTTGGTTGTTCTCATTGCCATCAGATCAATTTCCGTTTTGGCAATTTTGGACGCAAACAAAGGGTTTTCCATTAGGCTCTTGCCACGGCATTTCTGGTTACGCGCAATCCGCTTGAGGGTTTCAAGCGCAGCAGTTGAGTAGCCAACACCTGCAACACCTGTGCGCTCATAGGCCAGCAGATACTTGGCGTAGGTCCAGCCCTCATTTTCTTTACCAACCAAGTTCCATGCGGGAACCTTTACATCATCAAAGAAAACTTCGTTCACTTCCGAACTGCCGTCAATCAGCTTGATCGGGCGAACGGTGATACCCGGTGTTTTCATGTCAATCAGCAGGAAGGAAATACCTTCCTGTGCTTTGACACTCGGATCTGTCCGCACAAGACAGAAGATCCAGTTTGCGTGATGTCCAAGAGTTGTCCAGGTTTTCTGCCCATTTACGATGTAGTGATCCCCCTCACGCACAGCGCGTGTTTTAAGGGAGGCTAGATCGGAACCGGACTGCGGCTCGGAGTACCCCTGACACCACCAGTGTGTTCCATCAAGAATTTTGGGCAGGAAGAAGTCCTGCTGCTCTTTGGAACCAAAGGCCTGTATAACAGGCGCCAGCATGGTCAAGCCAAACGGTAACAGGCGCGGGCCGTGGGCGAGAGAAAGCTCTTCATCAAAGATATGCTTTTGCACCGCGTTCCAGCCCGGACCGCCAAATTCAACCGGCCAGTGGTGGTTCAACCAGCCACGCGCATTGATACGCGAATGCCAGTCGATGTATTCTTCACGGGGTATCCGGCGGTGGTTACGTACTTTTTCTGCCAAGGATGCAGGAAGCTGCTCCTTTAAAAACTCCCGGACTTCATCGCGGAAGGCAAGTTCTTCTGGCGTATAATTCAGGTCCATAACGTGTCCCTTTATTCAAAGTGTATATTAGTAAATTTCGATGAGACCGGCAGCACCCTGGCCACTGCCAATGCACATTGTCACAACACCGTATTTGGCACCGCGACGCTTGCCTTCCAGCAAGATGTGCCCAGCCTGACGGGCTCCGGTCATGCCATAGGGGTGCCCAATGGAGATGGCTCCGCCATTCACATTCAGCTTCTCGTTGTCAATGCCTAGTGTGTCGCGGCAGTAAAGAACCTGCGAGGCAAAGGCCTCATTCAGTTCCCAAATGTCGATATCATCGATCTTGAGACCATGACGCTCCAACAGACGCGGAATGGCATAAACAGGTCCAATGCCCATCTCGTCAGGCTCACAGCCCGCAGTGGCGAAGCCACGGAAGGCGCCCAGCGGATTCAGGCCACGCTTTTCAGCCTCTTTTGCTTCCATCATAACAACGGCTGCAGAACCATCGGAAAGTTGGGAGGCGTTGCCAGCAGTGATAAACTGCTCGGGACCACGCACAGGCTCCAACTTGGAAAGGCCCTCAAGCGTAGTGGTCGGACGATTACATTCATCCCGCTCAATGGTGACAGCCACATCAGAAACCTCTTCAGTCTCCTTGTCCTTCACCTTTTTAACAGTGCTGACCGAGATAATTTCATCGGCAAACAAGTCAGCCTTCTGTGCCTTTGCGGTGCGCATCTGGCTTTGCAAGGCATATTCGTCCTGCGCCTCACGGGAAACATTGTAGCGTTTGGCCACAATGTCCGCAGTTTCAATCATAGGCATGTAAACGGCAGGCTTATGCTCTGCCAGCCACGGGTCCTGAATGTGCTTGATATTGTGGTTAAGGGAGATTGACTCCGCACCGCCAGCAAGCACACACGGTACGCCATCTTGAACAATGGCATTTGCCGCCATGGAAATGGCCTGAATGCCCGAGGCGCAAAAACGGGTAATGGTCACGCCACCTGTTGTCACCGGCAGGCCCGCGCGAATAGCTGCAAGGCGTGCCACGTTGCGGCTTGTGGCACCTTCAGGGAACGCGCAACCAAGGTAGAAATCCTCGATCATGTCGTGTTCCACTCCAGAGCGCTCTACAGCCGCTTTGGCAGATTCAGCAACAAGAGTTGGGCCGGGCGTGGCGTTAAAGGCACCACGAAAGGCTTTGCCGATGGGTGTACGGGCCGTTGAAACAAATACAGCTTCACGCATGTGTTAAACCTCTACTTTAGGTGTTTACTTTGCCAGATCATTCAAGGAGCTGAAGGTCTTGCCTTCATCCACGAGCTTTTTCAAAAGTTTGGACGGCTGCCAGAAGTACTCGTAGTCCTTGGCATATTCCTCGATACGGGCCAGAATTTTCGGCAGCCCCACATGATCGGCATAATGAAGCGGACCACCGCGCCAACGCGGGAAACCGTAGCCATAAAGAAGGGTCATATCCACATCCAGAGGACGCAGGGCAATACCATCTTCCAGAACCTTGGCTGCCTCATTGATCATGGCTGCCATATAGCGATCGATGATTTCTTCCGCAGAGAACTTACGCGGTATAATGCCTCGTTCTTTCCGTTCTGCCTCGACAATCTTGTTCACCTCGGGGTTCGGTACCCCCTTATGGGTGCCGGCCTCATAGATA
This genomic window from Pseudovibrio sp. M1P-2-3 contains:
- a CDS encoding acetyl-CoA C-acyltransferase, producing MREAVFVSTARTPIGKAFRGAFNATPGPTLVAESAKAAVERSGVEHDMIEDFYLGCAFPEGATSRNVARLAAIRAGLPVTTGGVTITRFCASGIQAISMAANAIVQDGVPCVLAGGAESISLNHNIKHIQDPWLAEHKPAVYMPMIETADIVAKRYNVSREAQDEYALQSQMRTAKAQKADLFADEIISVSTVKKVKDKETEEVSDVAVTIERDECNRPTTTLEGLSKLEPVRGPEQFITAGNASQLSDGSAAVVMMEAKEAEKRGLNPLGAFRGFATAGCEPDEMGIGPVYAIPRLLERHGLKIDDIDIWELNEAFASQVLYCRDTLGIDNEKLNVNGGAISIGHPYGMTGARQAGHILLEGKRRGAKYGVVTMCIGSGQGAAGLIEIY
- a CDS encoding class I adenylate-forming enzyme family protein, which encodes MSLIHEYLSPMVEKHPDHIAFIDFDKTEHSFKFFEKGVQEAIQSLKEQGAQAGDRVIVLGENSSIYAAYVIACSFMKCWAIPLNARMTPGEVSKIVEHATPRVLVVTLDASPDADKHVKEFGTHEHTTCLGRVGIATPFESNPEPVSDDGREQVFVMMYTTGTTGTPKGVMLTHENLLSTTSWSVDRRELTPKDKIYSILPISHVAGVTTGFLPTLLSGATCWFVNRFNPADTWDALHSGVSILQGIPQLHAAMVHYGNSQGKAKLESPSLRYVSSGAAPLDLPSKKLYEDFYDLNMRNGYGLTETASGISGSNYEKGSPDISVGAPIPIVEVKIAGANDEGIGEIIARGPNIMKGYYRNPEATSAAFDEEGYFHTGDLGRLDEQGNLHVVGRSKELIIHSGFNVYPPEVEGMINDHPDVLHCAVVGHKTENSNEEVIAYVTLKPGRACSEEEIKGFLKNKLTAYKRPSRIIFADYLPMASSGKILKHKLNDMFYKDGVA
- a CDS encoding PaaI family thioesterase; the protein is MFGFESSADFENNQAHCWIDIDERHLNSFGIVHGAVHTAILDVALALAVSVNVGRTDQHLTNTVSLNTNYVGAARAGRITATGRFTGGGRSILFAEGEVRDETGTIVSTATGIFKRVKK
- a CDS encoding acyl-CoA dehydrogenase family protein, yielding MDFNHTEERRMLKDSLARFLEANYSHEQRIKIVDAGKDGSPEVWKSFAELGVIGALFSEEQGGFGGGGFDIAVIFEELGRVASVEPLLQSALLGGRLLSELGTPEQKGMIEQIIGGELKVAFAHTEANNRYELDYVDTKVEAAGSGFVLNGEKVVVISGGSADKLIVSADAGGKLGLFIVDGNAKGVTRYSHENFDGVQAAEIKLSNVEVPAENVLGAVGSVLPAIETAVAAGVVALCAEALGAMEAAQALTTEYVRTRVQFGRAIGKFQALQHRLATVLVEIEQVRSAVINAAGNLEKEVAIRERNVSAGKCLVGQISKLVREEAIQMHGGIGMTEEYALSHFAKRLTLIDRQLGDADYHLERITSMIQAEVA
- a CDS encoding acyl-CoA dehydrogenase family protein, whose product is MDLNYTPEELAFRDEVREFLKEQLPASLAEKVRNHRRIPREEYIDWHSRINARGWLNHHWPVEFGGPGWNAVQKHIFDEELSLAHGPRLLPFGLTMLAPVIQAFGSKEQQDFFLPKILDGTHWWCQGYSEPQSGSDLASLKTRAVREGDHYIVNGQKTWTTLGHHANWIFCLVRTDPSVKAQEGISFLLIDMKTPGITVRPIKLIDGSSEVNEVFFDDVKVPAWNLVGKENEGWTYAKYLLAYERTGVAGVGYSTAALETLKRIARNQKCRGKSLMENPLFASKIAKTEIDLMAMRTTNLRVVAKTAAGKSPGVESSMLKIKGTEVRQEINDLMCRAVGPYAMPFASEAVDEGANEQRVGPEYALPATKEYLNNRKLSIYGGSNEIQRNIISKAIIRL